One genomic segment of Oscillospiraceae bacterium includes these proteins:
- a CDS encoding accessory gene regulator B family protein codes for MIHKLSLCISDFYKKTDILKVDQEIYTYGIELILGDIFNLFILFIVSCILNRVLEMVVWGGIFLLTRRFVGGFHASTHLLCILTTQTGFISSYLICEFLNSSFYILAEEIVVAIGILVIIIFGPIGSPKKPINPTFYNKKRRNLLFYLFFITELFLFIIELSPDSKLLFYSFLSYLFVVILVPIGFIDNKIRCGNGIGVISSN; via the coding sequence ATGATTCACAAATTATCTTTATGTATTTCTGATTTTTATAAAAAAACAGATATATTAAAAGTTGACCAAGAAATTTACACTTATGGTATTGAATTAATTCTTGGTGATATTTTTAATCTATTTATTCTGTTCATTGTTTCATGCATTTTGAACAGGGTTTTAGAAATGGTTGTATGGGGCGGCATTTTCCTTTTGACAAGACGTTTCGTCGGCGGATTTCATGCATCTACTCATTTGTTATGTATTCTCACCACACAGACCGGTTTCATATCTTCTTATCTCATTTGTGAATTCTTAAATTCTTCATTTTATATTTTGGCAGAAGAGATTGTTGTAGCTATCGGTATATTGGTTATTATTATTTTTGGCCCTATCGGGAGTCCCAAAAAACCTATTAACCCCACTTTTTATAATAAAAAGAGGAGAAATCTATTGTTTTATTTATTTTTCATCACAGAATTATTCTTATTTATAATTGAATTAAGCCCGGACAGTAAACTCCTCTTTTATTCCTTCTTGTCATACTTATTTGTGGTAATTCTAGTCCCAATTGGGTTTATAGATAATAAAATAAGGTGTGGTAATGGTATTGGAGTAATTTCGTCGAAT
- a CDS encoding helix-turn-helix transcriptional regulator translates to MTNDDYVSIGNRERTRFIGKILTYLRKRAGKTRKQVSIKTGINLYNYTNYETGQCAPPIESLIVLALYYNVTIDFITGMSFLIHFHNMGKELQDTLNNLTTDQLIENSERLVTLFENICYMAAASKEGIKICAERPDLEALATEQLKKLANLPS, encoded by the coding sequence ATGACTAATGATGACTATGTATCTATCGGTAATCGGGAGCGAACTCGTTTTATCGGAAAAATCCTTACCTATTTGCGAAAAAGAGCAGGTAAAACCCGTAAACAAGTAAGTATCAAGACCGGAATAAATTTATATAATTATACCAACTATGAAACAGGTCAATGTGCGCCGCCAATAGAATCTCTTATTGTTTTAGCTCTTTATTATAATGTAACCATTGATTTTATCACCGGTATGTCCTTCTTAATCCATTTTCATAATATGGGAAAAGAACTACAAGACACGTTAAATAATTTAACCACTGATCAGTTAATAGAAAATTCCGAACGTCTTGTAACTCTTTTCGAGAATATATGCTATATGGCTGCAGCGTCCAAAGAAGGAATTAAAATTTGCGCTGAAAGGCCTGATCTTGAAGCTCTTGCAACCGAACAATTAAAAAAATTAGCCAATCTCCCTTCATAA